The proteins below come from a single Gimesia alba genomic window:
- the trpS gene encoding tryptophan--tRNA ligase: MRVLSGIQPTGRFHWGNYFGAIKQYIDLQDNEQAFYFIADLHALTTIRDAERLRQNTQEAAIDLLALGLDPKQATLFRQSDVPEVTSLTWILMTITQMSLLEKCHAYKDKKTKGIAADAGLFTYPVLMAADILLYDSDLVPVGQDQIQHVEVTRDLAQRFNTLFGETLTLPESRVLDTSAKVPGIDGEKMSKSYKNVIEIFETPKKQRKKVMSIKTDSATLEDPKDPENCAVFALYKLFADETQQAELAQRYRAGGMGYGDAKQAVHEAALEYFGEARERREQLADDTDTLNDILAEGARQAREKGKEVLDRVQKACGLGSNHLAK, encoded by the coding sequence ATGCGAGTGTTATCGGGAATCCAGCCAACAGGCCGTTTTCATTGGGGCAATTATTTCGGAGCCATCAAGCAGTATATCGACCTGCAAGATAATGAGCAGGCATTCTATTTCATCGCTGATCTACACGCGTTGACCACAATCCGCGATGCGGAACGACTGCGACAAAACACCCAGGAAGCAGCCATTGACCTGCTCGCATTGGGGCTGGATCCCAAACAGGCAACTCTGTTTCGCCAGTCTGATGTTCCAGAAGTCACCAGTTTGACCTGGATTCTGATGACGATCACGCAAATGAGTCTGCTGGAAAAATGCCATGCCTACAAGGATAAGAAGACAAAAGGGATCGCCGCGGATGCAGGACTGTTTACGTATCCGGTTTTGATGGCAGCCGACATTCTGCTGTATGACAGCGATCTAGTGCCTGTCGGGCAGGATCAGATTCAACACGTCGAAGTCACACGGGATCTGGCACAACGCTTTAATACCCTCTTTGGTGAAACGCTGACACTACCGGAATCCCGGGTTCTGGATACGTCGGCCAAAGTACCGGGTATCGATGGCGAGAAAATGTCAAAAAGCTATAAAAATGTGATTGAGATTTTTGAGACTCCGAAAAAACAACGTAAAAAAGTGATGTCGATCAAAACTGATTCGGCAACGCTGGAAGATCCCAAAGACCCGGAAAACTGCGCCGTGTTTGCCTTGTACAAATTGTTTGCCGATGAAACTCAGCAGGCAGAGTTAGCGCAACGCTATCGAGCGGGGGGCATGGGCTACGGGGATGCAAAACAGGCCGTGCATGAAGCGGCTCTGGAGTACTTCGGAGAGGCCCGCGAACGCCGGGAGCAACTGGCTGACGACACTGACACCCTCAACGATATTCTGGCAGAGGGAGCTCGTCAGGCAAGGGAAAAAGGCAAGGAAGTGCTGGATCGGGTTCAAAAGGCCTGTGGTCTGGGATCAAATCATCTAGCGAAATGA
- a CDS encoding MFS transporter — MSDQPSESPPAQQRHSPAVFIQWLIVSLILITALSLLAVHLPERLKLLLVYAVVYGLISGGALTTLAIKLGVPAKRTLMLSIVCLVILGQSLILYLSHQRYQEATQRQFKADQTSIVIDRMLRSGEPPEDPEARKEYEQVIEQFEKAKAERRDKEQRLLEISSYLQHRISPIATLKSPWPHLFWLLELILCCLAAIWASRQVAKPEPESPIDQDRDETGS; from the coding sequence ATGTCGGATCAGCCTTCAGAATCACCGCCTGCTCAACAACGGCATTCTCCTGCCGTTTTTATACAATGGCTCATTGTCTCATTAATTCTGATCACGGCTCTGTCTCTGTTAGCGGTCCATCTTCCTGAACGCTTGAAGTTGCTGCTGGTCTATGCGGTAGTCTATGGACTGATCTCCGGCGGTGCCTTAACGACCTTAGCTATCAAACTGGGAGTCCCCGCCAAACGGACACTCATGCTTTCCATTGTCTGTTTGGTTATCTTGGGGCAGTCGCTGATTCTGTATCTATCTCATCAGCGTTATCAGGAAGCGACTCAGAGGCAATTCAAAGCAGACCAGACGTCGATTGTTATTGACCGGATGCTGCGATCAGGAGAACCGCCGGAAGATCCTGAAGCACGCAAGGAATATGAACAGGTCATCGAACAATTTGAAAAAGCAAAGGCAGAACGCAGAGACAAAGAACAACGGTTGCTTGAAATATCCTCTTACCTGCAGCATCGAATTTCCCCGATTGCTACCCTGAAATCGCCTTGGCCTCACCTTTTCTGGCTCCTAGAACTCATTCTATGTTGTCTGGCAGCGATCTGGGCCAGCCGACAAGTGGCGAAACCAGAGCCGGAATCCCCCATCGATCAGGACCGGGATGAAACGGGGAGTTGA
- a CDS encoding outer membrane protein assembly factor BamB family protein — translation MTDLCLRPIILCVLLIQLLSGSAEANDWPMWRMNPQRSAATTETLPESLIVQWVHQLPPLEPAFKNARLQFDAGYEPIVKNGILFYGSSSTNSVTAIDVSTGEELWRFFTNGPIRLAPVAWNDSVFFGSDDGCLYSIEAQTGKLQWKFRAVPSNRLILGNRRLTSVWPVRGGPVIENDTIYFAAGVWPFEGVFIYALDTKTGATKWVNDRLGFIYGQHPHAAEAFGGVTPQGYLVISENELIVPCGTAFPARLEKETGKLIQFALPKPGRTPGGWFTTAGKAARRGETQLEKTELLFDRDVNSARHENGQNYGPDGKRGLRQQIQAGDKKLAYDKPIPGVSGTIHSLLVAANRLFVVTQEGNIYCLGPDKTEPQTYVSPIRERAKRDQAPASTNTPAVISDRLTAGGYVFLAGIPDETLIDGLLNQKGLQVVALDTNTDRIAALHQTYHAKGRSAAELSFLPGPLSDFELPAYFAQLIIVSDPQQSGSDSCSQLVAKLYPSLRPYGGSLLVKCTEQTHSKLAKQSKDLTQARISRKDGYTVFEKVGALPGSSNYTGGWSSPDELVKAPVGVLWYDDSIGNFKRAPQPQFVDGVMISHSKYWQGYPAGIRPPYKLLAPQFSDVYTGRKLNETQAKSLVAELPTLDRDQKQPSQYRPPYQKNDWSPAPPVIGERTNPLTGRSEPRAFPKSYGCDGGVDYSYLYTMRSGTAAFYDKRVESGTIHISGPRSGCTNSIVPANGLLNVPYYFQGCTCSYPLPVGLSLISLPETHEQWMVWGKSEVQGLQRVGLNFGAPGDRMTHRGTLWLDVPSVGGPSPELELAVKPQNIQPFYEHALWIEGGRGWPWVGASGITGVEQITLKNIKPAEYTLRLYFREPEFSAPKKRVFNVNLDGKPLIKDLDIFRETESRQKILVREFSQLSLGGDLNLTFNASAGTPLICGLELVKNSLPLDDLVELPDRKPELLSKE, via the coding sequence ATGACTGACCTCTGTTTACGCCCGATAATCCTGTGCGTATTGCTGATCCAGCTCCTGTCAGGATCAGCCGAAGCCAATGATTGGCCGATGTGGCGCATGAATCCACAACGTTCAGCAGCCACGACAGAAACACTTCCGGAATCACTGATTGTCCAGTGGGTTCATCAACTGCCTCCGCTGGAACCAGCGTTTAAGAATGCACGCTTACAGTTTGATGCCGGCTATGAACCGATCGTCAAAAACGGGATCTTGTTTTATGGCTCATCCAGCACTAACTCAGTCACAGCCATAGACGTATCAACTGGCGAGGAACTCTGGCGATTCTTTACGAATGGTCCCATTCGACTGGCTCCCGTAGCTTGGAACGACTCAGTGTTTTTTGGTTCGGATGATGGTTGTCTGTATTCCATTGAGGCACAAACTGGAAAACTGCAATGGAAATTCCGGGCGGTCCCTTCGAACCGTCTGATTCTCGGCAATCGCCGCCTGACTTCGGTATGGCCCGTCCGCGGCGGTCCTGTCATCGAAAATGACACTATCTATTTCGCAGCCGGTGTCTGGCCGTTTGAAGGCGTCTTCATTTATGCCCTGGATACAAAGACGGGAGCGACGAAGTGGGTCAATGATCGACTGGGCTTCATTTACGGACAACACCCACATGCCGCCGAGGCGTTTGGCGGAGTCACTCCTCAGGGCTATCTCGTGATTTCAGAAAATGAATTGATCGTCCCTTGCGGCACCGCATTCCCCGCTCGGCTTGAAAAAGAAACGGGCAAACTCATCCAGTTCGCGCTCCCGAAACCAGGACGCACGCCTGGCGGATGGTTTACCACAGCAGGCAAAGCGGCCCGACGCGGTGAGACGCAACTTGAGAAAACAGAATTGCTCTTTGATCGGGACGTGAATTCCGCACGCCATGAAAACGGGCAAAATTATGGTCCTGATGGAAAACGGGGGCTGCGTCAGCAGATTCAGGCAGGAGACAAAAAACTCGCTTACGACAAACCCATTCCAGGAGTGAGCGGAACGATCCACTCTCTCCTCGTGGCGGCAAATCGATTATTCGTCGTCACACAAGAAGGAAACATCTACTGCTTAGGGCCAGACAAAACTGAACCTCAGACCTATGTTTCTCCCATCAGAGAACGTGCCAAGCGTGACCAGGCTCCGGCCTCAACCAACACACCGGCCGTGATTTCAGACCGTCTTACTGCCGGTGGCTACGTCTTTCTGGCGGGAATTCCTGATGAAACACTGATCGACGGATTGCTCAATCAGAAGGGCCTGCAAGTTGTTGCCCTGGATACCAACACAGACCGGATTGCGGCTCTCCACCAGACCTACCACGCAAAAGGCCGGTCGGCTGCGGAACTCTCATTTCTCCCAGGCCCTCTGTCAGACTTCGAGTTGCCCGCGTATTTTGCGCAACTGATTATCGTTTCAGATCCACAACAATCAGGCAGCGATTCCTGTTCACAGCTGGTTGCAAAACTGTATCCCTCGCTCAGACCTTATGGAGGCAGTCTGCTGGTAAAATGCACGGAGCAGACACACTCCAAGCTGGCAAAGCAATCCAAAGACTTAACTCAGGCCCGGATCTCTCGCAAAGACGGATATACGGTTTTTGAAAAAGTGGGTGCACTGCCGGGCTCTTCGAACTATACCGGCGGTTGGTCAAGTCCGGATGAACTGGTGAAGGCACCAGTGGGAGTCTTATGGTACGACGACAGCATCGGTAACTTCAAACGCGCCCCCCAACCCCAGTTTGTCGACGGCGTCATGATTTCACATTCCAAATACTGGCAAGGCTATCCGGCCGGAATACGCCCCCCTTATAAACTGCTCGCGCCGCAATTCTCTGATGTCTATACCGGCAGAAAGCTCAATGAAACACAGGCGAAATCTCTGGTTGCAGAACTGCCGACATTGGACCGAGACCAGAAACAACCAAGCCAGTATCGGCCCCCCTATCAGAAAAACGACTGGAGCCCTGCCCCTCCAGTAATCGGAGAACGCACCAACCCACTGACTGGTCGATCAGAGCCTCGCGCGTTTCCCAAAAGTTACGGATGCGATGGTGGTGTTGATTACAGCTACCTCTACACCATGCGATCGGGAACCGCTGCCTTTTATGACAAACGTGTGGAGAGCGGAACAATCCACATCAGCGGACCGCGTTCGGGCTGTACGAACAGTATTGTTCCTGCAAATGGCCTGCTCAACGTGCCCTATTATTTTCAGGGTTGCACGTGCAGTTATCCGCTCCCTGTCGGCCTCTCGCTCATTTCGTTGCCAGAAACACATGAGCAATGGATGGTCTGGGGAAAAAGTGAAGTGCAAGGACTGCAACGCGTCGGCCTTAATTTTGGCGCCCCCGGCGATCGGATGACCCACCGCGGCACACTCTGGCTGGATGTTCCCAGTGTAGGAGGACCTTCCCCAGAGTTGGAACTGGCTGTGAAGCCCCAAAACATTCAACCGTTTTATGAACACGCCTTATGGATTGAAGGAGGACGTGGCTGGCCTTGGGTGGGCGCATCCGGCATTACCGGCGTTGAACAGATCACCCTGAAAAATATTAAACCTGCTGAATACACACTTCGGCTCTACTTCCGGGAACCTGAGTTCTCTGCACCAAAAAAGCGAGTCTTCAATGTGAATTTGGATGGGAAGCCGCTCATCAAGGATCTGGATATCTTTCGCGAAACGGAGTCACGGCAAAAGATTCTGGTGCGTGAGTTCTCTCAGCTCTCTCT